The genomic stretch aaataaaaaatacagtatcTACCTTTTTCCCCACTTCtggtttgttttaaagagaaccccaggTGGGTTTCCGCAATcactataggacacagaggcatattctgcatactataaccagcctctgtgtccttctactgtgcccccagccgccccagtgctctgctgtccccacttataaaaaccgccacactagcgacacacagattgtcgctagctggctgtttacattgatgctgccactcaccaatgctccaccACCTCCTGTATATCGCggctccctgcctgcatcccttccctctctccttcgtaagccgattggaggaagcttacgcaGGCGGGGAGTCGCGATATACAGGAGGTGGAGGAGTGGTGGTGAGTAGgagcatcaatgtaaacagccagctactgtgtcgctagcgtggcggtttttataaaatgggacagcagagcatggggggtgggggcgtctgggggcacagtataaggacacaaaggcagaaacccacctcgggttctctttaaagaaaacctgaagcagATTGTGACCTGAAAGCCAGATACTTAGGAAGAGGGCTAGCTGAAGCTGTACATCTATCCATACATATATACAAGACTATTGCGTTGTCTGGCTTTCCTGCTCAGAAAATGGAGTCTTAAAATCCCACTTCCTGTGAACTACAAATCTAGAGCAGGCTGTGCCGGTTTAGGGCAGAGACACAATGCAGAACAGTTTTTGATCTGTTTCTAAAAAcgcacccattgacttgcattagaatTGCTACAATCGCGGGTCTATTGGATGCTGGTTCATTCACTCTAATAAATCTTCAGTAAGTTGAAGGGTTGGCTAACACCTtgtggttgattcactataacaaatagtgtgctttatcagagttaacatgccttatcagagtagcatagtgagcgctacaaacgtatgcctgctaattagcaatgtcgagagctccactcgtcctcccCTGAGCCACTGTGggcccaatcactttaaaggacattatccccgcactttgattggcctaataggctgcctgtcaagtttcctgacaagtgacaggcagcctgttgggccaatcgaagtgcagggataatgtcctttaaagtgattggacccgcagtggctcagggcaggacgagtggagctcttgtcattgccaattaacgGGCATACGTttatagcgctcactatgctactctgataaggcatgctatttgttatagtgaatcaacctgcATGTGTGAGAAAAATaggccaatcaaattccacataggCAGAATCCAATTGGTCAAGTTTAAAGATGCCTAAATTTGAATTCAAAATTAGCATAATCCTCCATCAACTCTTATATAAAACTCACTAACTATCGTAACTGTAAATAAGGAACATCTTCACCATATTTATTTTACAACGCAAATAAGCTAAtttcctttatttaaaaaatgaacaaaaacaaaacaatactaACAGCCACAAAACAAGTATAATCCCTGCAAAAAAGGGATAAGCTCCTTCAATGGCAACAGAATGCTTCATGCCAGTATTTTCTTCCACAGGTTCATTCAATCCCTTCTTGTTTGTCCTTAATAGCAAcctagagagaaaaaaaacatgtttaaaaaGTATAATATTGAAATATTAAATTTACTACAAAAGATATGCAATGAAGTTGTGTAGGGGTGGTCAGTGAGAGGCAAGTGATTCAAAactaagcaaacctgaagtgaggaaactgtCTTCAGGTCTGATACACCACTATAGACTCTGGGTAGCATAAAGCCTTTCCGTTCCTCTGTCCAACCCTTCTttgtaataattcctttttttttgtatagcgcttttctcctgtcggactcaaagcacatgcgagacagccactagagcgcactcagtaggcagtagcagtgttaggagtcTTGACCAaagaacttcttactgaataggaagagcagagattttaacccaggtctcctttgtcagaggccacTGTTGGGGCTTCTAGCGCTGTCCCTGGTTGTAGATATTCCACCGAATAGTTCTTTGGAATACCTTGTGTCCCCGAGTGGTTCTGAGGATGAGTGCATCtgcactgcacatgcatgagTTCAGAATCGCACATGCGTAGTACAGATGCGCTCCTCCTTGAAACTACTTGGGGGCATGAGTAGTTCCAAAGATTGCTTGAGGAGTTCCAAAAAGCTATTAAACTGAGTAACTCAAATAGCTACACCCAGGGATTCCTCCAACATTTGTCGGTGCCGAGCTGCATATAAAACAAGACGTACATTCCTGGACcgcaacttatctgtatgttaaaGACTGACACTAGTCTTTTCTTTctgtacaggttcactttaaaaaaaaattctagcaggtttaaaggaaacctgaaaagaagaaaagaaaaaagtattttatatgtacctagggtttcctccagccccctcagaCTGATGGCTTTCTCACCGTCGTCCCAGGCCACCTCAAACCTCTACTACCCGGCCCGGCAATCCCTGTAGCCGTCGTGTACAGCGCATGCACAGCGCGTCACTTGGATCATTCTGTGCTGCAGCTGGACTGTGCATGCGTCAACTCAAGTCGATGGAAGAATCCAAACCGGCTACTGAAGGATTGAGGCAGCCCGGGAAGATAgtgagggagctggaggaagccccagacacgtataaaaaaaaaaaaattcttgtctCAGCCCAGGTACACTTTGACAGTGCATATATACATTAATAAAATAGAAATAGGCTAAAACTGCACGTTATGCACTTACCCTAAATCTTTCCTCCAAAAGAGACAGTTCACTTATCAAATCCGTAATGGCATTAGTAAAAGCCTCTTGAGGACTGTACTCCGGTGTAGTCTGAACTCTGATTACAATTTTATGCTCTAGAGGATGTGGAACTTTGTACCCTGCAAACAGCACCTGAGGATCTTTCAGCAGCTGcctttgaaaacaaaacaaaaaacaaaacaaatgttgCAAACATTTTAacacaatgggtatcattcataaagaggctgtcggtaaggggaatcgatgcggaaaaacaccgctggcggtgttttagacttctgggtgggcattcataaagaagtatccatgtgcggaagcagtgcggagattccccgaactaggctggcggtaggcttgcggagacacggaagctgccgagttgatacatttctccgtgttccgctctgctgcagctgcctgggaggtctgtgtgtctccattcacttacattgttatcgccacatcagagggagcgggactttccgacgttgcaccgctggcggtattctttatgaatgaacattttgctacatttgtaccgataatcaccgcacaaggcggtgatttatcactctgctcggtagtgtcatttttccatgcggaaagaggctttatgaatgctgactttgccgagtggtcggtaaagtcagctgttttaagcatttccgcatgcggaaatgctttatgaatgatagccattgtatatTATGAGCTGGGTGATCATTTACATGGCAactttcactaaactgtgattatATAAACTTATCCCTGCAATTAAGGCTTGTTTCCCACTGCACTTGTCAGATTGCATGCGATCACAGAGTTGCCATGGACTTGCTCATAGAAATCCCACATTAGTGTTCCACTAATGGGCAAACCACACTGCATGCTGCCTTTTTTGTGCAACTGAATGGGACTTTAcaatagcataaaaaaaaaaaattaaaaaaaatcatatagtaaatgcaaaataaaaaaaaaaaatgttctgcagAATGGGGTACCTTAGGTTTATagatatggtcaatgagatgctaatatttccatgttatatgcaaattatatgcagatcGGATTTCCTCttgattctgattggtccagtttgaAGCTATGTACAATTTTCCTAAAATGTATCTGCAAATCAGAAACATTAGTATCTCATTGAGCATCTCTAGTGTTGTACGACAACAAGAGATCTATTGCTGGGAAGTGATGCATAGCAGTTTAATCTGACTAGCCAGCGAAATGTACCTAGCAACAGGTGATGCACTGTAACTGAAAGCAAAAGGAGGCTGCATAGCTCAGACCAGACATGCTTATAGCTGATCACAAGTATATAATACTTGGAAATCCAGTGCTGGAAAGTGCTGAGGGCAGAGGCAGCAGAACACAGCAACATCACCTATGTATAAGTTCTACAGCCTGCTGACAGTGGGAAAATGAAAACTAAAAAGTCAGCCAGGGATCTCTAAGGCTGCAGTAGCGTCCCGATCACAAATCTGAAGCAAgcaagtcagacttcagtcagaaatatctgatctgaatGCATGTTAAGATTTTAtggcttaggcctcattcacactagttgCTGTatgcttttcacagcgcattgtGCTATGCACATTGCGTACAGCTTTTTCCATTGATTCTAATGTAACAAattcacagctatgcgctttgttaCTGTTCGTTTAAGAAACgtggtgttgcatgcatttctgtgcgttgcgctgtgaAGCGCacactaatgcaagtcaatgggtgtgCTTTTTAAGAGCATAGCAATGCGCTTTGGAGAGGCTTTTTTTAACCTCTAAAAAAACCCCATTTCAAATAAACATCAAATAAGAAAAGCATGCTGAACAAAAACGCATTCAAGCGCATTTAATTGCATGTAAAACCCACAGGTCCACTAAAAAAAGTGCACCACAATGCACTGAAAAGTGTGATGAAACGCGCAtcaacgcatgcattttttttaatcatgcgcGTCAATAAGTTTCTGAACgcacccaatgtgaacgaggcctaaacgtAATGGAGACAGAgcctcagcaggacaaccaggcaacttgtattgtttaaaagggaaataaataggttagcctctatatccctcttacttcaggtgtgcatATAGGTGTCCATGGAGAGGATCTGAGCAAGAGAGTGCAGTGGTGAGTAGTTAAAaggcatccaaggtgaaaataaatgaatgagataaacaattgtatctatcctccttcttctaaaaataaCCTTTCTAGTGGTCCCACAGTTcatttatatttaaccacttaagctctcagtcgttttcactttatgcatccgagcaatgttcacctcccattcattcgcctataactttatcactacttatcacaatgaactgatctatatcttgctttttccgccaccaatgaggctttctttgggcggtacattttgctaagagctaccttactgtaaatgcattttgacagtaagaataagaaaaaaaacggaaacaattcattatttctcagttttcggccattatagttttaaaataatacatgcctccataattaaaacccacgtattgtaattgcccatttgtcacggttatttcaccgtttaaattatgtccctatcacaatgtatggcgacaatattttatttggaaataacagAGCATTCttcccattttgcatccatcactatttacaagcttataaaaaaaaatgtatagaaatatttcaactttacatagatatttaaatagtttaaacccttaggtaaatatttgtgttttgtttttttaaattgtaatgtttttttttttttattaaatattttatgtgggtatttttgggaggggggggggggagaagtaaatagtgttttatttagggaaaagtgtgtgtaatgtaatttttttttacttttagatgtagttttactctttggccacaagatggcaacctcgagtttgtttacatgacgtcactctaagagtacaatgtacgcttagagcgacatagtctcagaaaaggcgtagcttccgagagaagctgtcgctttttcagtgagggagaggaatcagtgatcgggcaccatagcccgatacattgattcctgggccaccgaatccgcggccgggagtgcgcgatcggccgcgggagcgcgcctgtcctctgaCGTTTTTAAACACGTCTACCTCATTACGTCATgtgtcaccttggatgtcctttaaaagggacacttaagtctctgaaaaaaatgagttttactcacctggggcttccagcagccccctgcagctgtatcgtgcccacgccgactccatcagatgctcttggccccgccagcagccacatccggttttggcgacaggagccgacaggccaggaacgcgagtgattctttgcgttcctggccacaatagcgccctctatgctgctatagcatagagcgctattgtggccgggaacgcgaagaatcactcgcgttccactcctgtcgccgaaaccaaaagtggctgccggcggggccaggagcatgtgATAGAGTCGGCGTGGgcacgatacagctgcagggggctgctggaagccccaggtgagtaaaactctttttcagagacttaagtgtccctttaaggagaacaGTAAGGCAGAGCTCACACCTgtgttttttacaaaaaaaagaaaaacacatttaaacTGAGGACTCATGACAGCAGTGCAGCACTGTGTACTTTTTTCCTATCAATTGCATTAGTGAAAAAAAACATGTCCTTTTTTtcccacatacaaacacacatgatgTGTAGATAATGCCTACAgaaaactaatgctgggaatacacggctctattctgagccatttagatggctcgatagataatttccgatatgtccgatcttccacgctcgattctgcatgaAGAACTATGAGAAAAGATAAAACAATTGAGcagaagagaatcgcctgcagaatcaagcgcggaaaacgatcgggcgcggaatcgagcagcaaaatcgagccgtgtatgcccagcattacagagaaGTGTGACTCCTGCCTAAGCCTGCTCAAATGCGGCCTTGCTACTCCTACAGGGAGTATGGGTACACTTCAAATATTGATAAGATGATTAAGAtacaaaaataattttaattcATGGCAGAATACATTCAGGAAAGGTGATCATTACTACTTACGATTTAATAATGTTTCCAATTGTGTGATCTTCTTTGTTTATAGTAAATAAACAGGCATTGGGTACCTTTGTGTCCTTAGTGATGGTGATTCTACAAggcaaattaacaaaaaaaatgtcagaTTTCCTAAAAGGAAACAAAACATAGAGCTTTAGCTCTTAGGAGAAATGAAAGGCTGATGCGGAATTAACCCATAATCTAATAATAAACAAACCCGCTTCCTGTTAACATAAAAAgaacaaataaaatgtaaaactgctTGTCTGGCTAATCAGTGAACTGCTAAGCAAAATGGTTGCAGTTAGAATGAGTACAAAGATGTAAATCTGAGACAGAGGTCATTGCTTTACCTCCCAGTACTCTGAGGATGATTTACAAATGTACAGACATCTGAAGACGGCGCAGTAAGGGGCTGCCTCCCCACACTTTTACTTTTACCCACTTCTATAAAAGATATGcagccttttttgtttttgtgtagtATAACTGTAATTACAGTAGTGTGCAGTGTAGGGCTCCATTTACTCTTCCAGCTGGACCCCTGCCTCACCAGCTCAAAACAGGCTTTTTGGTTCCCCTGCCACTGACTCCAGTATGGTTGCTGAGGATCCTAGCTCCAGACACACCGCCCCTCTCAGATGCCAACTCCTGGCTCTCTCTGCTCCCCAGCCACGGACTCCACTTGGTGAGATCTGCTGCACACTAACGGTCAGCCCATATGGCCACAGGACTCCTGTCACCGCTCCAGCCCTCCCGATCCTGCAACTTCCTGTGCCCACCACCTCTTCATTTTGCCACGTGTTTGGATGAAGTCTCCTGGGCCTGCCACCTTTTCAGCCCTGCAGACAGCAGGCCTCGCCTCAATCTCCCTTTTCAAGGCCTTGAGCAGTAGCACTGTGGAAGCTCTGCTTGTATGGTAATCTGCAGCCCGATCAGCTTCCATGGCCCCCTCCATCACCAACATCATCATTTCCAACACCCATGCGACATCCAGGCATCATCTGGTGAGATCTCCACAGCTGCCATGCCTCTTGCCGCTATTTTCTGTCTGCCTTCAGTTGATCTGGTGCACATTTTGGAATGGTGCCCGTCCGCTAATTGCACTGATTGCCACCGTTATTGCTATTTGCAATGCTCCTTGCCTCAGACTGACCTGCTCAACAGAGTGGACTGTGACTTCTTTACATGGATTGCTCtacaattatcaaatcggatggccAATATGTGTATGGgcacagaggtgaaaataaactgatgagaaaaacgattgtaatcctccttctcctaaaattgacttttattttagacatcccacagttttattttatatttaaatctagtttttacgtttttactgtttcattttctctgctcaatgacaccttcattgaagtatgtcagagctcaaatcattGAATTATTGACCCTATTTATCTTTTccctgctctcaggagccatttactaacaggaaagtgttttatgactgtaaatactagtgagggttacgctatagtctgacccagtccgatccgggcagaaactgtcactttcatacctgatgtttaactttcttaggcagagaaataaaaaaaaaggggaacacacactagttatttgtgttcttgacactgtacatacacatgactatctcatcatgtcacatgccacgtcGTGTGTCCTTTAACATTGTTGAACTGATTAAAGACCACAGAAAACACAGTTCTACCCTCCACCCAGTCCTCATTGGCAAGACTGAAGTTTCCAGGGTACTATGCGTCCAgttccttggcacaaccataactaaataaaaatatgaccTAATATGGGGGTAGATCAACACTAAATTTCAGAAAAAGGCACAGATGAGGTTATTCTTTCTGCGCCAACTGAAATGTTCGGAATCCCACGAGAGCTGCTCATCAACTTTTAAACCGCTACCATTGAATCCATCCATTGTTCCTCCACCATCGTCTGGTACGCAGAGGCTAACGCTAGTGACAAGTACAAACTCCATAGAGTAATTAGTGCTGCAGAAAATCATAGGATTGTCTCTGCCACTTCTAGATCTCCTCCACACTGTCAGAATGAGGAGAAAAGCCACCAGAATTTTGCATCACCCCTCCCACTTAATCAGTTGTTTCTTTAAGCTTCTCCCATCAGGCCACCGTTACAGAAAAATCTCCTCCAGAATCACCATTGTATTGTGTTGCTCTGCCACCACACATTTATGTGATAAATGTGCAGGTCTGCAATCCTCTGGCCAGCAATGCATAGAGAAGTGAGATTGCTCACATTTTTGGGTATTTGCTGTCCCTACCCTAGCACATTGACAATCACTGCAATACTGAAGCCCTGTGCACATTTTATTTGGTTCTCGTCCACCTACCTTTGTAAAACTAAATGAACTTTACAACACAGATGAACTATGAAAATCTTATATGAGCCAGTTCACAGTGATAAGTTTGTCCATGGTGTTTAGAGAGCATTTTTGGGGATTTAaaacacaactgaagtgagagggatgtggaggctgccttatttatatccatttaagcaataccagttgcctggctgacctgctgattatctgcctcttatacttttagccagaccctgaacaagcatatgcagatcaggtgtttctgccattattgtcagatctgacaagattagatgcatgcttgtttctggtgttattcaaacactactgcagccaaatagaccgccaggcaactggtattgtttaaaatgaaataaatatggcagctgccatactCTTCTCACTTTTTTTCTCACAGTTGTCCTTCAAGCTATATTAATGAGTCACCTGCAAAAACTTGGCATCATACTCTTAGAACAAAACAACTTCACCAAACCTATAATTTAAAATTAGCGGAATAATTCAGTAGTCATTAACAGCTAGTCTGATTCTTTTGATTAATAATAGGTATTGGCTATTGTGTACCAGCAGCCTGGCAAAGTTCCCTCTACCCTGTATGAATGTTTAGATTTGATTTGTCCAATCTGACTATTTATAGTAGAGATAAGCTACAATTACATTTACACCCAGGCTTCTTTGACTTTTCTTGCCAGATGTGTTTTTTCTTCAGGGATAAACCTGCTCTCTGAGCTTTCTTGCTCCTTTATTACTTTTGAGTAAACAGCATAGTATTTCAAAGGAGAAGACATTCCCTGGTATGTACTAGACTTTACATGCAAGCATCTAACATTAGACAGATGTGCCCACAGTCATTCCATATGTACAtacagccggcccggggggctaatgagcgggtggACCCAGCGGatcagcacggagggcgcggacatcGTCCTCCATGCCTTAAAAGAtgatgcaggtaattaacttttttttggtaatttggcctcgtaagtcctttaacaatgaggggagggggaattccctcgcGGTGCATctgttaagtgtgtgtgtgtgtgtgtgtgtgtgtgtgtgtgtgtgtgtgtgtgtgtgtgtgtgtgtgtgtgtgtgtgtgtgtgtgtgtgtgtgtgtgtgtgtgtgtgtgtgtgtgtgtgtgtgtgtgtgctctcagAAGGTGCCTgtgtttctgagctgtctgcaggagagcagaagaaatgcaacttgttataaacatttgtaaatgTTTGTGACTCCACAgctttgcatacttttttttttgctttcagagaaaaataaaatactatgtagcctgatatgcaaaaaaacaacactggctgtgcattgaagcagaca from Hyperolius riggenbachi isolate aHypRig1 chromosome 2, aHypRig1.pri, whole genome shotgun sequence encodes the following:
- the POLR2J gene encoding DNA-directed RNA polymerase II subunit RPB11-a isoform X2, encoding MNAPPAFESFLLFEGEKKITITKDTKVPNACLFTINKEDHTIGNIIKSQLLKDPQVLFAGYKVPHPLEHKIVIRVQTTPEYSPQEAFTNAITDLISELSLLEERFRVAIKDKQEGIE
- the POLR2J gene encoding DNA-directed RNA polymerase II subunit RPB11-a isoform X1, encoding MDVFWHGIPGVLMLQRYLEYLKSRRITITKDTKVPNACLFTINKEDHTIGNIIKSQLLKDPQVLFAGYKVPHPLEHKIVIRVQTTPEYSPQEAFTNAITDLISELSLLEERFRVAIKDKQEGIE
- the POLR2J gene encoding DNA-directed RNA polymerase II subunit RPB11-a isoform X3; translated protein: MIITITKDTKVPNACLFTINKEDHTIGNIIKSQLLKDPQVLFAGYKVPHPLEHKIVIRVQTTPEYSPQEAFTNAITDLISELSLLEERFRVAIKDKQEGIE